One Streptomyces sp. ML-6 genomic region harbors:
- a CDS encoding heavy-metal-associated domain-containing protein — MTAETQLPQATGSCCSPTGSCHDSADTDAQAGAVTTVYQVSGMTCGHCEGAISEEVSGIEGVTSVKAVASTGLVTVTSEAPLSDDAVRAAVDEAGYELVGRA, encoded by the coding sequence ATGACCGCCGAGACCCAGCTCCCCCAGGCCACCGGCTCCTGCTGCTCGCCCACCGGTTCCTGCCACGACAGCGCGGACACCGACGCGCAGGCGGGCGCGGTGACCACCGTCTACCAGGTGTCCGGCATGACCTGCGGCCACTGCGAGGGCGCCATCTCCGAGGAGGTCTCCGGCATCGAGGGCGTCACCTCGGTGAAGGCCGTGGCCTCCACCGGCCTGGTGACCGTCACCTCCGAGGCCCCGCTGTCCGACGACGCCGTGCGCGCCGCCGTCGACGAGGCCGGCTACGAGCTCGTCGGCCGGGCCTGA
- a CDS encoding heavy metal translocating P-type ATPase — protein MHSATAAETPAAESSRAELSIGGMTCASCAARVEKKLNRMDGVTATVNYATEKARVSYGPGTGLTDLIATVERTGYTAQPVDHPEAATPAPPPDAGTDAGADAPTGAENDTGTGTATGTSADDATGIDTATSTSTSTSTSTSTEDDGSEEAGSLRRLRQRLIVSAVLAAPVVVLAMIPALQFDHWQWLSLTLAAPVVIWGGLPFHRAAWTNLRHGAATMDTLVSLGTLAAFGWSLWALFLGDAGMPGMRHGFDLTVSRTDGASTIYLEVAAGVITFILLGRYLEARSKRKAGSALRALMHLGAKDVAVLRNGVEVRVPVGRLSVGDRFVVRPGEKIATDGTVVEGASAVDTAMLTGESVPVDVGVGDSVTGATVNTSGRLVVEATRVGADTQLARMAKLVEDAQSGKAAAQRLADRISAVFVPVVLLIALATPAGWLLATDDVTAAFTAAVAVLIIACPCALGLATPTALMVGTGRGAQLGILIKGPEVLETTRRVDTIVLDKTGTVTTGRMTLLTVHTTDTTTENDVLRLAGALEHASEHPIAQAVAAGAAERTGTALPTPEDFANIAGLGVQGVVEGHAVLVGREQLLADAGIALPGALSDAVADAAAQGRTAIAVARDGEALGVLTVADRIKESSAEAVAEFRALGLHPVLLTGDSRAVAEAVARAVGIDEVHAEVLPEEKVHVIEQIRAEGRSVAMVGDGVNDAAALATADLGLAMGTGTDAAIEASDLTLVRGDLKVAADAIRLSRRTLSTIRSNLFWAFGYNVAALPLAAFGLLNPMIAGAAMACSSVFVVTNSLRLRAFT, from the coding sequence ATGCACAGCGCAACAGCGGCCGAGACCCCGGCGGCGGAGAGTTCGCGGGCCGAACTCTCGATCGGCGGGATGACCTGCGCCTCCTGCGCGGCGCGCGTCGAGAAGAAGCTCAACCGGATGGACGGCGTCACCGCCACCGTCAACTACGCCACCGAGAAGGCCCGGGTCTCCTACGGTCCGGGGACCGGCCTCACGGATCTGATCGCCACGGTGGAGAGGACCGGTTACACGGCGCAGCCGGTGGACCACCCCGAAGCCGCCACCCCCGCCCCGCCTCCGGACGCCGGTACGGATGCCGGCGCCGACGCCCCCACCGGCGCCGAGAACGACACCGGCACGGGAACGGCCACCGGTACCAGCGCCGACGACGCCACCGGCATCGATACCGCCACCAGCACCAGCACCAGCACCAGCACCAGCACCAGCACCGAGGACGACGGCTCGGAAGAAGCCGGTTCGCTGCGGCGGCTGCGGCAACGGCTGATCGTCTCGGCCGTCCTCGCCGCCCCCGTCGTCGTGCTCGCGATGATCCCGGCCCTCCAGTTCGACCACTGGCAGTGGCTCTCGCTCACCCTCGCCGCTCCCGTCGTGATCTGGGGCGGGCTGCCCTTCCACCGGGCCGCCTGGACCAATCTCCGGCACGGCGCGGCCACCATGGACACCCTGGTCTCGCTCGGCACCCTGGCCGCCTTCGGCTGGTCGTTGTGGGCGCTGTTCCTGGGGGACGCGGGCATGCCCGGGATGCGGCACGGCTTCGACCTCACCGTCTCACGCACCGACGGCGCCTCCACCATCTATCTGGAGGTGGCCGCCGGCGTCATCACCTTCATCCTGCTGGGCCGCTACCTGGAGGCACGGTCCAAGCGGAAGGCGGGTTCCGCCCTGCGCGCGCTGATGCACCTGGGCGCCAAGGACGTCGCCGTCCTGCGGAACGGCGTGGAGGTGCGCGTTCCCGTCGGCCGGCTCTCCGTCGGCGACCGGTTCGTCGTCCGTCCCGGCGAGAAGATCGCCACCGACGGCACCGTCGTCGAGGGCGCCTCGGCCGTGGACACCGCCATGCTCACCGGCGAGTCCGTCCCCGTGGACGTGGGCGTCGGGGACTCCGTCACCGGGGCCACCGTGAACACCTCCGGCCGGCTCGTCGTGGAGGCCACCCGGGTCGGTGCCGACACCCAGCTGGCCCGGATGGCGAAACTCGTCGAGGACGCCCAGAGCGGCAAGGCCGCCGCCCAACGCCTCGCCGACCGGATCTCCGCCGTCTTCGTCCCCGTGGTGCTGCTGATCGCGCTGGCCACGCCGGCCGGATGGCTGCTCGCCACGGATGACGTGACCGCGGCGTTCACGGCGGCCGTGGCCGTACTGATCATCGCCTGCCCCTGCGCCCTGGGCCTGGCCACCCCCACCGCCCTCATGGTCGGCACCGGACGCGGCGCCCAGCTCGGCATCCTCATCAAGGGCCCCGAGGTCCTGGAGACCACCCGCCGCGTCGACACCATCGTCCTCGACAAGACCGGCACCGTCACCACCGGCCGCATGACCCTCCTCACCGTCCACACCACCGACACCACCACCGAGAACGACGTCCTGCGCCTCGCCGGCGCCCTCGAGCACGCCTCCGAGCACCCCATCGCCCAGGCCGTCGCCGCCGGAGCCGCCGAACGCACCGGCACCGCCCTCCCCACCCCCGAGGACTTCGCCAACATCGCCGGACTCGGCGTCCAGGGCGTCGTCGAGGGCCACGCCGTCCTCGTCGGCCGCGAACAGCTCCTCGCCGACGCGGGCATCGCCCTCCCCGGCGCGCTGTCCGACGCCGTCGCGGACGCGGCGGCCCAGGGGCGTACGGCCATCGCGGTCGCCCGGGACGGCGAGGCACTCGGTGTCCTCACCGTGGCCGACCGGATCAAGGAATCCAGCGCGGAGGCCGTCGCGGAGTTCCGCGCCCTGGGCCTCCACCCCGTCCTGCTGACCGGCGACAGCCGCGCCGTGGCCGAGGCCGTGGCCCGTGCCGTCGGGATCGACGAGGTCCACGCCGAGGTGCTCCCCGAGGAGAAGGTGCACGTCATCGAGCAGATCCGGGCCGAGGGCCGTTCGGTCGCCATGGTCGGCGACGGGGTCAACGACGCGGCCGCGCTCGCCACCGCCGACCTCGGTCTGGCGATGGGCACCGGCACGGACGCCGCGATCGAGGCGAGCGACCTCACGCTGGTTCGTGGAGATCTCAAGGTGGCCGCCGACGCGATCCGGCTCTCCCGGCGCACCCTGAGCACTATCAGAAGCAACCTTTTCTGGGCATTCGGCTACAACGTCGCCGCCCTACCCCTTGCGGCATTTGGCCTGCTCAACCCTATGATTGCTGGAGCGGCGATGGCGTGCTCATCGGTCTTCGTCGTGACGAACAGCCTGCGGTTGCGCGCCTTCACCTAA
- a CDS encoding citrate synthase gives MSDNSVVLRYGDGEYTYPVIDSTVGDKGFDIGKLRANTGLVTLDSGYGNTAAYKSAITYLDGEQGILRYRGYPIEQLAERSTFLEVAYTLINGELPKVDELSAFKNEITQHTLLHEDVKRFFDGFPRDAHPMAMLSSVVSALSTFYQDSHNPFDEEQRHLSTIRLLAKLPTIAAYAYKKSIGHPFVYPRNDLGYVENFLRMTFSVPAQEYDLDPVVVSALDKLLILHADHEQNCSTSTVRLVGSSQANMFASISAGISALWGPLHGGANQSVLEMLEGIQANGGDVDSFIRKVKNKEDGVRLMGFGHRVYKSFDPRAKIIKAAAHDVLSALGKSDELLDIALKLEEHALSDEYFVSRNLYPNVDFYTGLIYRAMGFPTEMFTVLFAIGRLPGWIAQWHEMIKEPGSRIGRPRQIYTGEVLRDFVPVESR, from the coding sequence GTGAGCGACAACTCTGTAGTACTGCGGTACGGCGACGGCGAGTACACCTACCCGGTGATCGACAGCACCGTCGGCGACAAGGGCTTCGACATCGGGAAGCTCCGGGCCAATACCGGTCTGGTGACACTGGACAGCGGATACGGCAACACCGCAGCCTATAAATCCGCCATCACCTACCTCGACGGTGAGCAGGGCATCCTCCGCTACCGCGGCTACCCCATCGAGCAGCTCGCCGAGCGCTCGACGTTCCTGGAGGTCGCGTACACGCTCATCAACGGTGAGCTTCCCAAGGTCGACGAGCTGTCGGCCTTCAAGAACGAGATCACCCAGCACACGCTGCTGCACGAGGACGTCAAGCGCTTCTTCGACGGCTTCCCGCGCGACGCCCACCCGATGGCCATGCTGTCCTCGGTCGTCAGCGCGCTGTCCACGTTCTACCAGGACAGCCACAACCCGTTCGACGAGGAGCAGCGCCACCTCTCGACGATCCGGCTGCTGGCCAAGCTGCCGACGATCGCGGCGTACGCCTACAAGAAGTCGATCGGCCACCCCTTCGTCTACCCGCGCAACGACCTCGGGTACGTCGAGAACTTCCTGCGCATGACCTTCTCGGTCCCCGCCCAGGAGTACGACCTGGACCCGGTCGTCGTCTCCGCGCTCGACAAGCTGCTCATCCTGCACGCGGACCACGAGCAGAACTGTTCGACCTCCACCGTGCGTCTGGTCGGCTCCTCGCAGGCGAACATGTTCGCCTCGATCTCCGCCGGCATCTCGGCGCTGTGGGGCCCGCTGCACGGTGGCGCCAACCAGTCGGTGCTGGAGATGCTCGAGGGCATCCAGGCCAACGGCGGCGACGTGGACTCCTTCATCCGCAAGGTGAAGAACAAGGAGGACGGCGTCCGGCTGATGGGCTTCGGCCACCGCGTCTACAAGTCCTTCGACCCGCGCGCCAAGATCATCAAGGCCGCGGCCCACGACGTGCTGTCCGCGCTCGGCAAGTCCGACGAGCTGCTGGACATCGCGCTGAAGCTGGAGGAGCACGCGCTCTCCGACGAGTACTTCGTCTCGCGCAACCTCTACCCGAACGTGGACTTCTACACGGGTCTCATCTACCGGGCCATGGGCTTCCCGACCGAGATGTTCACCGTGCTCTTCGCGATCGGCCGCCTGCCGGGCTGGATCGCCCAGTGGCACGAGATGATCAAGGAGCCGGGTTCCCGCATCGGCCGCCCGCGCCAGATCTACACCGGTGAGGTCCTGCGCGACTTCGTTCCGGTCGAGAGCCGCTGA